Proteins encoded together in one Streptomyces sp. B1I3 window:
- a CDS encoding TetR/AcrR family transcriptional regulator, with protein MDLARARAAALDAAEELFYERGIQAVGMDEIRAASGVSLKRLYTLFPSKSALVQACLEARDIKWRAGLATFVDSRSTPRERLLAVFEWLHEWFSQPGFRGCAFINGFGELGATDASVAGVARAHKEAFRDYVTGLVVAAGRPEESAGAFVLLAEGAIVTAAISGTPEPARQAGEAAARLLCGAEAV; from the coding sequence GTGGATCTCGCACGGGCAAGGGCGGCGGCGCTGGACGCCGCAGAGGAGTTGTTCTACGAGCGGGGCATCCAGGCGGTCGGCATGGACGAGATCCGCGCCGCGTCCGGCGTCTCACTGAAACGCCTGTACACCCTCTTCCCTTCCAAGTCCGCACTGGTGCAGGCCTGTCTGGAAGCCCGGGACATCAAGTGGCGCGCGGGGCTGGCCACGTTCGTGGACAGCCGCTCCACCCCTCGCGAGCGGCTTCTCGCCGTCTTCGAGTGGCTGCACGAGTGGTTCTCCCAGCCGGGCTTCCGAGGCTGCGCCTTCATCAACGGCTTCGGTGAACTGGGGGCCACCGACGCCTCGGTGGCCGGCGTCGCACGCGCCCACAAAGAGGCCTTCCGTGACTACGTCACCGGGCTCGTCGTCGCGGCGGGCCGGCCGGAGGAATCCGCGGGCGCGTTCGTACTGCTCGCCGAAGGGGCGATCGTCACGGCGGCCATCTCCGGGACGCCCGAGCCGGCGCGGCAGGCCGGAGAGGCGGCCGCGCGGCTGCTGTGCGGCGCCGAGGCCGTCTGA
- a CDS encoding TcmI family type II polyketide cyclase — translation MHHALIVARMAPESAPDIAGLFAQSDDTELPHLVGVNRRTLFQFGDVYLHLIESDRPPGPEIAKVTEHPEFKAISDRLTAFVSPYDPKTWRGPKDAMAQQFYRWERDASA, via the coding sequence ATGCACCACGCACTGATCGTCGCGCGGATGGCACCCGAGTCCGCACCCGACATCGCCGGCCTGTTCGCGCAGTCCGACGACACGGAACTGCCCCATCTCGTCGGGGTCAACAGGCGCACCCTCTTCCAGTTCGGGGACGTGTACCTGCACCTGATCGAGTCGGACCGGCCCCCGGGCCCGGAGATCGCCAAGGTGACCGAGCACCCGGAGTTCAAGGCCATCAGCGACCGGCTCACCGCCTTCGTGAGCCCCTACGACCCGAAGACCTGGCGTGGTCCGAAGGACGCGATGGCCCAGCAGTTCTACCGGTGGGAGCGGGACGCCTCCGCCTGA
- a CDS encoding FAD-dependent monooxygenase has protein sequence MNENVDHRVPVLIVGGSLVGLSASLFLSRLGVRHLLVEKHAGTSTHPRGRGNNVRTMELFRTAGAEQLIRDAASVLADNHGILQAGSLTGDDQEWLFKEIDPGGGLARFSPSSWCLCSQNDLEPVLLNHARSQGSELRFSAELLSFDQDPEGVTAVVKDRETGEHTTVRADYLVAADGPRSPIREQLRIGQTGSGDLFHNVSVTFRSRQLAGIVGDRRFIVCYLTDPEADGALLPVDNKEQWVFHAPWQPERGETLEDFTDERCTEHIRRAVGAPDLDVEITGKAPWHAAERVAERYGSGRVFLAGDSAHEMSPTGAFGSNTGIQDAHNLAWKLAAVINGAAGPGLLDTYEAERLPVATATSERASARSAEHSHPGYAGSPGPGGGGPKGGMLTIALGYRYVRGAVLGVEPGLPVVPERMSLAGDPGTRAPHMWLRRQGARLSTLDLYEQSFVLLHDARHPEWGAAAAKAAERLAVRLDAYGIGSGQGADLETEDGADWAASHGTTAEGAVLVRPDGFVAWRAEGAVADPAATLDDALTALLHRG, from the coding sequence ATGAACGAGAACGTCGACCACCGCGTACCGGTCCTCATCGTGGGCGGCTCCCTCGTGGGCCTGTCCGCCTCCCTCTTCCTGAGCCGGCTCGGCGTACGCCACCTGCTCGTCGAGAAACACGCAGGCACCTCGACGCACCCGCGCGGGCGGGGCAACAACGTCCGCACGATGGAGCTGTTCCGCACCGCGGGCGCCGAGCAGCTGATCCGGGACGCCGCCTCGGTGCTTGCGGACAACCACGGGATCCTGCAGGCCGGATCGCTCACCGGCGACGACCAGGAGTGGCTGTTCAAGGAGATCGACCCGGGTGGCGGCCTCGCCCGTTTCAGTCCGAGCAGCTGGTGCCTGTGCAGCCAGAACGACCTGGAGCCCGTACTGCTCAACCATGCCCGGTCGCAGGGCAGCGAGCTGCGGTTCTCCGCCGAACTGCTCTCCTTCGACCAGGACCCGGAGGGCGTCACCGCCGTGGTGAAGGACCGGGAGACCGGGGAGCACACCACGGTCCGGGCGGACTACCTCGTCGCGGCCGACGGGCCGCGCAGCCCGATCCGCGAACAGCTGCGGATCGGCCAGACGGGTTCGGGCGACCTGTTCCACAACGTGAGTGTCACCTTCCGGTCCCGGCAGCTCGCCGGCATCGTGGGCGACCGGCGGTTCATCGTCTGCTACCTCACCGACCCGGAGGCGGACGGGGCGCTCCTGCCGGTGGACAACAAGGAGCAGTGGGTCTTCCACGCGCCGTGGCAGCCCGAGCGGGGCGAGACGCTGGAGGACTTCACCGACGAGCGGTGCACGGAACACATCCGCCGCGCGGTCGGGGCTCCCGATCTCGATGTCGAGATCACGGGCAAGGCACCGTGGCACGCCGCCGAACGGGTCGCGGAGCGCTACGGGTCCGGCCGGGTCTTCCTGGCGGGTGACTCCGCGCACGAGATGTCCCCGACCGGCGCGTTCGGGTCCAACACGGGTATCCAGGACGCGCACAACCTGGCGTGGAAGCTGGCTGCCGTGATCAACGGCGCTGCGGGCCCGGGGCTCCTGGACACCTACGAGGCGGAGCGTCTGCCGGTGGCGACGGCGACCAGCGAGCGGGCGTCGGCGCGGTCCGCGGAGCACAGCCACCCGGGATACGCCGGCTCACCCGGCCCGGGCGGTGGCGGCCCGAAGGGCGGCATGCTCACGATCGCGCTCGGCTACCGCTACGTCCGGGGCGCCGTGCTCGGCGTGGAGCCGGGCCTGCCGGTGGTGCCCGAGCGCATGTCCCTGGCGGGCGATCCCGGCACCCGGGCGCCGCACATGTGGCTCCGGCGGCAGGGCGCCCGTCTCTCGACCCTGGACCTCTACGAGCAGTCGTTCGTCCTGCTGCACGACGCCCGGCATCCGGAATGGGGCGCGGCGGCCGCGAAGGCGGCGGAGCGTCTGGCGGTGCGCCTGGACGCCTACGGCATCGGTTCCGGCCAGGGCGCCGATCTGGAGACCGAGGACGGGGCCGACTGGGCCGCGTCCCACGGCACGACTGCCGAAGGCGCCGTCCTCGTGCGCCCCGACGGCTTCGTGGCCTGGCGGGCCGAGGGCGCGGTGGCGGATCCGGCAGCGACGCTGGACGACGCTCTGACGGCCCTGCTCCACCGGGGCTGA
- a CDS encoding nuclear transport factor 2 family protein, whose amino-acid sequence MTAQPLVPPFTRETAVAKVRRAEDAWNSRDPQSVALAYTPDSRWRNRSEWLQGREEIVGFLTRKWARELSYRLVKELWAHDDDRIAVRFAYEWHDDTGRWFRSFGNENWEFDGAGLMRVRHASINDVPIEEPARRYHWPLGRRPDGHPGLSELGF is encoded by the coding sequence ATGACCGCCCAGCCGCTCGTCCCGCCGTTCACGCGGGAGACCGCAGTCGCCAAGGTGCGGCGCGCCGAGGACGCCTGGAACAGCCGGGATCCGCAGAGCGTCGCTCTCGCGTACACACCGGATTCGCGCTGGCGTAACCGGTCCGAGTGGCTCCAGGGGCGGGAGGAGATCGTCGGCTTCCTGACCCGCAAATGGGCCCGGGAGCTGAGCTACCGCCTCGTCAAGGAGCTGTGGGCGCACGACGACGACCGGATCGCGGTGCGCTTCGCCTACGAGTGGCACGACGACACCGGCCGGTGGTTCCGTTCCTTCGGCAACGAGAACTGGGAGTTCGACGGCGCCGGGCTCATGCGGGTGCGGCACGCGTCGATCAACGACGTGCCGATCGAGGAGCCGGCGCGCCGCTACCACTGGCCCCTGGGGCGGCGGCCCGACGGCCACCCCGGGCTGAGCGAACTGGGCTTCTGA
- a CDS encoding cupin domain-containing protein — protein MTTHRPRIVDLSETQPNRRRGGDLRAMLTPTAVGATSGFMGLAIVGPGERIGEHYHPYSEEFVYVVDGLLEVDLDGEAHPMRPDQGLLIPPHVRHRFRNVGDVEARMVFHLGPLAPRPELGHVDTEITDVAERGAPPERTGAAS, from the coding sequence ATGACCACGCACCGGCCTCGCATCGTGGACCTCAGCGAGACTCAGCCCAACCGCAGGCGCGGAGGCGACCTGCGCGCCATGCTCACACCAACGGCGGTGGGTGCCACCAGCGGCTTCATGGGACTGGCCATCGTCGGCCCCGGTGAGCGCATCGGTGAGCACTACCACCCGTACTCCGAGGAGTTCGTGTACGTCGTGGACGGACTCCTCGAAGTCGACCTGGACGGCGAGGCGCACCCGATGCGACCCGACCAGGGCCTGCTCATCCCCCCGCACGTACGCCACCGCTTCCGCAACGTGGGCGACGTGGAGGCGCGGATGGTCTTCCACCTCGGCCCGCTCGCCCCCCGGCCCGAACTCGGCCATGTGGACACCGAGATCACGGACGTGGCCGAGCGCGGTGCGCCGCCAGAACGAACGGGGGCGGCGTCATGA
- a CDS encoding SchA/CurD-like domain-containing protein: protein MTTISERVSQSAFDGSRLRVVLLLDLHDGAQKQFLEAYEHMRNQVASIPGHISDQLCQSIENPSQWLITSEWESAPPFLAWVNSEEHVATVQPLHSCVRDTRSLRFSVLRETARTDGAAPVESGLQPVPRIGDGVVRHALTFTVKPGTEDIVAKILADYESPQARVDENTRLRRTSLFMHGNRVVRAVEVEGDLLAALRHVSRQPEVRAVEEALNPYLEQDRDLSDPDSARMFFTRAALPTVHHVTAGHHAPGDVQRHALFYQAKEGCGMALARLLAGQDEETADDAGSPVASSTIFQRDDVVVRLLEVSGPLGAQPALALGIGGPRKAAMLGRLLDGGANGLPSNDQEAARFLAQAEMKLITDRRATEA, encoded by the coding sequence ATGACAACCATATCGGAACGGGTTTCGCAGTCCGCCTTCGACGGTTCAAGGCTCCGGGTCGTCCTGCTGCTGGACCTGCACGACGGCGCCCAGAAGCAGTTCCTTGAGGCGTACGAACACATGCGCAACCAGGTGGCGTCCATCCCCGGCCACATCAGCGACCAGCTGTGCCAGTCCATCGAGAACCCCTCGCAGTGGCTCATCACCAGCGAATGGGAGAGCGCGCCGCCCTTCCTCGCCTGGGTGAACAGCGAGGAGCACGTCGCGACGGTCCAGCCCTTGCACAGCTGCGTGCGCGACACCCGCTCCCTGCGGTTCAGCGTCCTGCGCGAGACGGCGAGGACCGACGGCGCCGCCCCGGTCGAAAGCGGTCTGCAGCCCGTACCCCGCATCGGCGACGGAGTGGTTCGACACGCGCTCACGTTCACCGTCAAGCCCGGCACCGAGGACATCGTCGCGAAGATCCTCGCGGACTACGAATCCCCGCAGGCCCGTGTCGACGAGAACACCCGGCTGCGCCGCACCTCGCTCTTCATGCACGGCAACCGTGTCGTGCGGGCGGTCGAGGTCGAGGGCGACCTGCTGGCCGCGCTGCGCCACGTGTCGCGCCAGCCCGAGGTCAGGGCCGTCGAAGAGGCCCTCAACCCCTACCTGGAGCAGGACCGGGATCTCAGCGACCCCGACTCCGCCCGCATGTTCTTCACCCGGGCCGCGCTCCCGACCGTCCACCACGTGACGGCCGGCCACCACGCCCCGGGCGACGTACAGCGGCACGCGCTCTTCTACCAGGCCAAGGAAGGCTGCGGCATGGCGCTCGCCCGCCTGCTCGCCGGCCAGGACGAGGAGACGGCGGACGACGCCGGAAGCCCCGTCGCCAGCAGCACCATCTTCCAGCGCGACGACGTCGTGGTGCGGCTCCTCGAAGTGAGCGGCCCGCTCGGCGCACAGCCCGCGCTGGCACTCGGAATCGGCGGCCCCCGCAAGGCGGCCATGCTCGGCCGGCTCCTCGACGGCGGCGCCAACGGCCTGCCCAGCAACGACCAGGAGGCCGCGCGGTTCCTCGCCCAGGCCGAGATGAAGCTGATCACCGACCGCCGGGCCACCGAGGCCTGA
- a CDS encoding acyl carrier protein, whose product MTDRLTYAELAVLMKNGAGLTVDPSEMESRPGSAFDEYGLDSLGLLGIVAALENRYGRPLPADADRCRTPGEFLDLVNSNLVTGV is encoded by the coding sequence ATGACCGATCGACTGACGTATGCGGAGCTTGCCGTGCTCATGAAGAACGGCGCAGGACTCACCGTCGACCCGTCGGAGATGGAGAGCCGTCCCGGCTCGGCCTTCGACGAGTACGGCCTCGACTCGCTCGGCCTGCTCGGCATCGTCGCCGCGCTGGAGAACCGGTACGGCCGCCCGCTGCCGGCCGACGCCGACCGCTGCAGGACGCCCGGCGAGTTCCTCGACCTCGTGAACAGCAACCTCGTGACTGGAGTCTGA
- a CDS encoding nitrous oxide reductase family maturation protein NosD — MRKKHITCLAGITVALTTALGGAAIPSAAAGPDDHVVRPGGSIQSAVDAAEPGDTVVILPGTYHESVRITKPGLTLLGVGGGAVIMPSATDTKAAGSCAAAGNGICVVGTKGHTVDGVSIRSLTLSGFGKSGIWASWTDELSVRRVTARSNGTWGIAQEHSTRGDFRRNVATGNGDAGIFVANSVSEEGGATDTQGTKILDNSLSGNRIGVTARRVRNLLIDGNNMTGNCSGVFVVGDESKPAAGAMTVSNNRIVENNKYCAATPRLSAIQGSGIVLTGSERTVVRSNVIRGNVGSTPLSGGILLFKSFVGALNTDNTISRNFVRDNQPADLADRDTSGTGNTFDSNTCGTSVPAGMCAE, encoded by the coding sequence ATGAGGAAAAAACACATCACCTGCCTGGCGGGCATCACCGTCGCCCTGACCACGGCGCTGGGCGGGGCGGCGATCCCTTCCGCCGCGGCCGGGCCCGATGACCACGTGGTGCGCCCGGGCGGTTCGATCCAGAGCGCGGTGGACGCGGCCGAACCGGGAGACACCGTCGTCATCCTGCCTGGCACCTACCACGAGAGCGTCCGGATCACGAAGCCGGGCCTGACCCTGCTCGGTGTCGGTGGCGGGGCCGTGATCATGCCGTCGGCCACGGACACGAAGGCCGCAGGGAGCTGTGCGGCGGCCGGCAACGGCATCTGCGTCGTCGGCACCAAGGGGCACACGGTCGACGGCGTCAGCATCCGCTCGCTCACCCTCTCCGGATTCGGCAAGAGCGGCATCTGGGCCTCGTGGACCGACGAGCTCTCCGTGCGCCGGGTGACCGCCCGGTCCAACGGTACCTGGGGCATCGCCCAGGAGCACTCGACCCGCGGTGACTTCCGGCGCAACGTCGCCACCGGCAACGGCGACGCGGGCATCTTCGTCGCCAACAGCGTCAGCGAAGAAGGCGGGGCGACCGACACGCAGGGGACGAAGATCCTGGACAACTCCCTGAGCGGGAACCGCATCGGTGTCACGGCCCGGCGGGTCAGGAACCTCCTGATCGACGGCAACAACATGACCGGCAACTGCAGCGGGGTCTTCGTCGTGGGTGACGAGTCAAAGCCCGCGGCCGGGGCGATGACCGTCAGCAACAACCGGATCGTGGAGAACAACAAGTACTGCGCGGCGACCCCCCGGCTCTCGGCCATCCAGGGCTCCGGCATCGTCCTGACCGGCAGCGAGCGCACGGTCGTGCGTTCCAACGTGATCCGGGGCAACGTCGGTTCCACCCCGCTCTCCGGCGGGATTCTGCTGTTCAAGAGCTTCGTGGGCGCGCTGAACACCGACAACACGATCAGCCGGAATTTCGTGCGGGACAACCAGCCGGCCGACCTTGCCGACCGGGACACCTCCGGAACGGGCAACACCTTCGACAGCAACACGTGCGGGACGTCCGTACCGGCCGGCATGTGCGCCGAGTAG
- a CDS encoding ketosynthase chain-length factor, giving the protein MNDRTHRRSVITGIGVVAPNGTGAGAFWKQTQEGVSVLDLVSREGCENLPLRVAGEVREFDPVALIEERYLVQTDRFTHFAMAAADLALDDARLGRADYEDAPFSVGVVTAAGSGGGEFGQRELQRLWGQGSRYVGPYQSIAWFYAASTGQISIRGGFKGPCAVVASDEAGGLDALMHAARSIRRGTGAVVVGAAEAPLAPYSVVCQLGYEDLSTCEDPTRAYRPFTADACGFVPAEGGAMLVVEEETKARDRGARIRAELAGHAATFTGASRWEQSREGLARAIEGALREADCAPEEIDVVFADALGVPSADRAEALAIADTLGRHGRRVPVTAPKTGTGRAYCGAPVLDTSAAVLAMEHGLIPPTPNVFDVCHDLDLVTGRARPAELRTALVLSRGLMGSNSALVLRHRTDTTG; this is encoded by the coding sequence ATGAACGACCGGACACACCGGCGATCCGTCATCACGGGGATCGGTGTCGTCGCCCCCAACGGGACGGGCGCCGGTGCCTTCTGGAAGCAGACGCAGGAGGGCGTCAGCGTCCTGGACCTCGTATCCCGGGAGGGCTGCGAGAACCTTCCGCTGCGCGTCGCGGGCGAGGTCCGGGAATTCGACCCGGTCGCGCTCATCGAGGAGCGCTACCTCGTCCAGACCGACCGCTTCACGCACTTCGCGATGGCCGCGGCCGATCTCGCCCTGGACGACGCCCGGCTCGGCCGCGCCGACTACGAGGACGCGCCGTTCAGTGTCGGGGTGGTCACCGCCGCCGGTTCCGGCGGCGGCGAGTTCGGGCAGCGCGAGCTGCAGCGGCTGTGGGGCCAGGGCTCCCGGTACGTCGGCCCGTACCAGTCCATCGCCTGGTTCTACGCCGCCAGCACCGGCCAGATCTCCATCCGCGGCGGATTCAAGGGGCCGTGCGCCGTGGTGGCCAGCGACGAGGCCGGTGGTCTGGACGCGCTCATGCACGCCGCGCGCTCCATCCGCCGCGGGACGGGCGCCGTCGTCGTCGGCGCGGCCGAGGCGCCCCTGGCCCCGTACTCCGTGGTCTGCCAACTCGGCTACGAGGACCTCAGCACCTGCGAAGACCCCACCCGCGCCTACCGGCCCTTCACAGCGGACGCCTGCGGGTTCGTCCCTGCGGAGGGGGGCGCCATGCTGGTGGTCGAGGAGGAGACCAAGGCACGCGACCGCGGGGCGCGGATCCGTGCCGAACTGGCCGGACATGCCGCCACCTTCACGGGGGCGTCCCGGTGGGAGCAGTCCCGCGAGGGACTGGCCCGCGCCATCGAGGGGGCGTTGCGCGAGGCGGACTGCGCACCCGAGGAGATCGACGTCGTCTTCGCGGACGCGCTGGGCGTACCGTCCGCGGACCGGGCGGAAGCTCTCGCGATCGCCGACACCCTGGGCCGGCACGGGCGGCGTGTACCGGTGACGGCACCCAAGACCGGTACCGGCCGGGCCTACTGCGGCGCGCCCGTGCTGGACACGTCCGCCGCGGTACTGGCCATGGAGCACGGGCTGATCCCTCCGACGCCCAACGTCTTCGACGTGTGCCACGACCTCGACCTGGTCACCGGCCGCGCGCGCCCCGCCGAGCTGCGGACGGCGCTGGTACTGAGCCGAGGACTCATGGGGTCCAACTCGGCCCTGGTGCTGCGGCACCGCACCGACACCACCGGATGA
- a CDS encoding methyltransferase, with the protein MTTVSPTPDTTPVTSPLSSPSAPAASGAGQAPPPAMRLRELAFGAACAAAVRAAARLGVADALGDTPASAAELARIVDTEPVPLRRLLRALCCYGIFGETEDGTFVHTEMSRLLREDDPNSLRYICLWCTEPWTWEVWPRLEDAVRTGSSVFPEAFGKGFFDYLHQDAGESAHVFNRAMTTSSMQSARDVAELLDLTGVSSVADIGGGQGHVLASLLEKYPSVHGTLMDLPGVVARADARLRDDGALANRVRIVAGDCREDIPVDADLYIIKNILEWDDESTRRALGNVVAAARPGARVVVIENLVDDSPSMRFTTAMDLLLLLNVGGAKHTRESLLARMSDAGLRIGEVRPVNAYLHAFECLVP; encoded by the coding sequence ATGACCACCGTGAGTCCCACCCCCGACACCACCCCCGTCACCTCACCGCTCTCCTCCCCCTCGGCACCGGCCGCCTCGGGTGCCGGCCAGGCCCCGCCCCCGGCCATGAGGCTGAGGGAGCTCGCGTTCGGAGCGGCCTGCGCCGCGGCCGTGCGTGCGGCTGCGAGGCTGGGCGTCGCCGACGCGCTGGGCGACACGCCCGCCTCGGCCGCGGAACTCGCCCGGATCGTGGACACCGAGCCCGTCCCGCTGAGGCGGCTGCTGCGGGCGCTGTGCTGCTACGGGATCTTCGGCGAGACCGAGGACGGCACCTTCGTCCACACGGAGATGTCCCGGCTGCTGCGCGAGGACGATCCGAACAGTCTGCGGTACATCTGTCTGTGGTGCACCGAACCCTGGACCTGGGAGGTCTGGCCACGGCTCGAGGACGCGGTGCGCACCGGTTCGAGCGTCTTCCCGGAGGCGTTCGGCAAGGGCTTCTTCGACTATCTCCACCAGGACGCGGGCGAGTCCGCCCACGTGTTCAACCGGGCCATGACCACATCCAGCATGCAGTCCGCGCGGGACGTGGCCGAACTCCTCGACCTCACCGGGGTCTCCTCGGTCGCCGACATCGGCGGCGGCCAGGGCCACGTGCTCGCCAGCCTCCTCGAGAAGTATCCGTCCGTCCACGGAACCCTCATGGACCTGCCGGGAGTCGTGGCGAGGGCGGACGCCAGGCTGCGGGACGACGGCGCCCTCGCGAACCGGGTACGGATCGTCGCCGGGGACTGCCGTGAGGACATCCCCGTCGACGCGGACCTCTACATCATCAAGAACATCCTCGAGTGGGACGACGAGAGCACGCGCCGGGCTCTGGGCAACGTCGTCGCCGCGGCCCGTCCGGGCGCCCGGGTGGTGGTCATCGAGAACCTCGTCGACGACTCGCCGTCCATGCGCTTCACCACCGCGATGGACCTGCTGCTCCTCCTCAACGTCGGTGGCGCGAAGCACACGCGGGAGAGCCTGCTCGCCCGGATGTCCGACGCCGGCCTGCGGATCGGCGAGGTTCGTCCGGTCAACGCGTACCTGCACGCCTTCGAGTGCCTCGTCCCCTGA
- a CDS encoding beta-ketoacyl synthase: protein MTRRVAVTGVGVVAPGGIGARAFWDLLSNGRTATRGITLFDPAAFRSRIAAECDFDPVAHGLDEELIARSDRYIQFALVAAREALGDAGLDTEKVDPWRIGVSLGTAVGGTTRLEHDYVAVSGSGSRWDVDHRPAGPHLQRAFAPSTLASAVAEEVGAHGPVQTVSTGCTSGLDAIGYAFHSIEEGRVDVCIAGASDTPITPITVACFDAIKATSANNDDPEHASRPFDARRDGFVMGEGGAVLVLEELEHARARGATVYCEISGYATFGNAYHMTGLTGEGLEMAEAINSALAHARIDGSQVDYVNAHGSGTKQNDRHETAAVKRALGAHAYKVPMSSIKSMVGHSLGAIGAIEIAACVLALEHQTVPPTANYETADPECDLDYVPRTARPLKLRSVLSVGSGFGGFQSAVALTRSGGRTP, encoded by the coding sequence ATGACACGACGCGTGGCGGTCACCGGGGTCGGCGTCGTCGCCCCCGGTGGCATCGGAGCCCGGGCGTTCTGGGACCTGCTCTCCAACGGCCGTACCGCGACACGGGGCATCACCCTGTTCGACCCGGCGGCGTTCCGCTCGCGCATCGCCGCCGAGTGCGACTTCGACCCCGTGGCGCACGGCCTGGACGAAGAGCTCATCGCACGCTCCGACCGGTACATCCAGTTCGCCCTGGTGGCGGCCAGAGAAGCGCTGGGCGACGCCGGACTCGACACGGAGAAGGTGGACCCCTGGCGCATCGGGGTGTCCCTCGGGACCGCGGTCGGCGGCACCACCCGTCTCGAGCACGACTACGTCGCCGTCAGCGGCAGCGGTTCGCGCTGGGACGTCGACCACCGCCCGGCGGGCCCCCACCTCCAGCGGGCGTTCGCACCGAGCACCCTGGCCTCCGCGGTGGCCGAGGAGGTCGGTGCGCACGGGCCCGTACAGACCGTTTCGACCGGCTGCACCTCCGGCCTCGACGCGATCGGATACGCCTTCCACTCCATCGAGGAGGGTCGCGTCGACGTGTGCATCGCCGGCGCGTCCGACACGCCGATCACTCCCATCACGGTGGCCTGCTTCGACGCGATCAAGGCGACCTCGGCGAACAACGACGACCCGGAGCACGCCTCCCGGCCGTTCGACGCCCGCCGGGACGGATTCGTCATGGGCGAGGGCGGAGCCGTGCTCGTGCTCGAGGAGCTGGAGCACGCCCGGGCCCGCGGCGCGACGGTGTACTGCGAGATATCGGGCTACGCCACCTTCGGCAACGCCTACCACATGACCGGGCTGACCGGCGAAGGGCTCGAGATGGCCGAGGCCATCAACTCCGCCCTCGCCCACGCCCGGATCGACGGCTCGCAGGTCGACTACGTCAACGCGCACGGTTCGGGCACCAAGCAGAACGACCGGCACGAGACGGCGGCCGTGAAGCGCGCCCTGGGCGCCCACGCGTACAAGGTGCCGATGAGCTCGATCAAGTCCATGGTCGGACACTCGCTCGGAGCCATCGGAGCGATAGAGATCGCCGCGTGCGTCCTGGCTCTCGAGCACCAGACGGTGCCGCCGACGGCGAACTACGAGACCGCGGACCCCGAGTGCGACCTCGACTACGTGCCGCGCACCGCCCGGCCCCTGAAGCTGCGCAGTGTGCTCTCGGTCGGCAGCGGCTTCGGCGGATTCCAGTCCGCCGTCGCGCTGACCCGATCAGGCGGGAGGACTCCATGA
- a CDS encoding SRPBCC family protein: MSGHTENEITIAAPLDLVWDMTNDLENWPQLFSEYAAVEVIERKGETTTFRLTMHPDDNGKVWSWVSERTTDRKGRNVRARRVEPGPFLHMDIRWEYSEVPGGTRMHWKQDFAMRPDAPVDDAWMTDNINRNSRVQMELIRDKIEQRDRERRSASVPVN, encoded by the coding sequence ATGTCGGGACACACCGAGAACGAGATCACCATCGCCGCACCCCTGGACCTCGTCTGGGACATGACGAACGATCTCGAGAACTGGCCGCAGCTGTTCAGCGAGTACGCGGCCGTCGAGGTGATCGAGCGGAAGGGTGAGACGACGACCTTCCGGCTCACCATGCACCCCGACGACAACGGCAAGGTCTGGAGCTGGGTGTCGGAGCGCACCACGGACCGCAAGGGCCGCAACGTCCGCGCACGGCGTGTCGAGCCCGGGCCCTTCCTGCACATGGACATCCGGTGGGAGTACTCGGAGGTTCCCGGCGGCACCCGGATGCACTGGAAGCAGGACTTCGCGATGAGGCCCGACGCGCCGGTCGACGACGCGTGGATGACCGACAACATCAACCGCAACTCGCGCGTCCAGATGGAGCTCATCCGCGACAAGATCGAGCAGCGGGACCGGGAACGCCGCTCCGCCTCGGTCCCCGTCAACTGA